A window of Streptomyces profundus genomic DNA:
ACCAGCTTCTCCTCGCCGCAGGCCAGGGTGAATGTCACGGCCACCCGGCTGCCCGACGCCAGGATCATGATCGAGATCCACGACAAGGGCATCGGGCTCAGCCAGGAGGACTTCACGGAGATCAACCGCAGGCTGGCCGCCCCGCCGGCCGTCGACGCCGCCATCTCGCAGCGCATGGGCCTCTTCGTGGTCGGCCGCCTGGCGGCCCGGCACGGCATCCGGGTCCAGCTGCGGCCGTCGGGGGAGCAGACGGGCACCACCTCGCTGGTCATGCTCCCCGACGGCATCACCCACGGCGGCGGTGGCGGCCAGGCGCCGCCCATGGAGGAACGGTTCACCGTCTCCCGGATCATGCCCGACCCGCGGCAGATCAGCGACGCCCAGCGCGAGGCCGGGATGCGCACCGCGGCCGAGCTCGGCTTCGACGACTCGCGCTACTTCGGGGACGCGCCGGCCGGCCGGAGGCAGGAGGCCCCGCCACCGCTCGCGCCCCAGCCACCCGCTCAACTGCCGCAGCAACAGCAACAACTGCCGCAGCAACCACAGCAGCCGCAGCAGCCGCTGCCGGCAGCCGAGCCCGGCTGGCAGGACCAGCCGGTGGCCGGCTCCTGGCAGCAGGATCCCGCGCCGACGCCGGACGGCCGCCCCTGGCCCGACCAGCCCGGACAGACCACCCAGGCGGACCCGTTCGGAACCGGTCAGACCGGCGAGGCGCCCTGGCAGTCCGCACCGCCGGAAAACCCCCTTCCCACGCGCCCCGCGCAGTTCGGGGGCTTCCCACCAGCCGCCGATTCGGGCCAGGGTGGTCCCGGGATTCCCGCGCAGCGCGTAGGCTTCCCTGCGTCGGGCCCGGTCACGGCCGAGCACGGGCCGGCGAACGACCAGGGGCTTCCCCGTCGTACACCACGGAACCAGCAGCGGCCCGAGGAGGATTCGGCACAGCGCGCGGAGCGGGAGGCCCCGGCTCAGGAGCCGCGATGGGAACGCGGGCCGCGCCGTGAGGAGCGCACCGGCGGCACCACACCGGTCGGACTCCCCAAGCGGGTGCCCAAGGCCAATCTGACGGAACACTCCCCCGCCGAGTCCGGGGCCGGTGGAGCGCAGATCTCCCGCGACCCCCAGGATGTCCGCGGCCGGCTGAGCAGCCTGCGGCGCGGAGTACAGCAAGGGCGCGGCGCCGGCTCGGGCCGCGGCGCGCAGAACGAAGAACGGGGCCAAGGTCCCGGTCACACCTACGAGCAGGAGCGTTAGTGTGAGCCCGATGAGCCAGGCGGCGCAGAACCTCAACTGGTTGATTACCAGTTTCGTGGAGAACACCCCGGGGGTGTCGCACACGGTTGTGGTGTCCGCCGATGGTCTTCTTCTGGCGATGTCCGAGGGGTTCCCGAGGGATCGTGCGGATCAGTTGGCGGCGGTGGCCTCCGGGCTGACATCGCTGACCGCGGGTGCCTCGCGGATCTTCGAGGGCGGTGCGGTGAACCAGACGGTGGTCGAGATGGAACGGGGCTTCCTGTTCATCATGTCGGTCTCCGACGGTTCGTCGTTGGCGGTGTTGGCGCACCCGGAGGCCGATATCGGTCTCGTGGGTTATGAGATGGCGTTGTTGGTGGATCGTGCCGGTACGGTCCTGACGCCCGATCTGCGTGCGGAACTCCAGGGAAGTCTGCTCAACTAGCGGGCTCCGTGTGCG
This region includes:
- a CDS encoding roadblock/LC7 domain-containing protein produces the protein MSQAAQNLNWLITSFVENTPGVSHTVVVSADGLLLAMSEGFPRDRADQLAAVASGLTSLTAGASRIFEGGAVNQTVVEMERGFLFIMSVSDGSSLAVLAHPEADIGLVGYEMALLVDRAGTVLTPDLRAELQGSLLN